One Felis catus isolate Fca126 chromosome D2, F.catus_Fca126_mat1.0, whole genome shotgun sequence DNA window includes the following coding sequences:
- the ZWINT gene encoding ZW10 interactor: MEVAEDGVRGPALEALGKLAHVLEPTGLQEEAELPAQLLAEFVMDSRKKDKLLCSQLQVVDFLQNFLAREDTAQGPEPLASEDASRQKAVAAKEQWKELKATYQEHVEAITRALSLALPRMEEAQRKRAQLQEALEQLQAKKQAAMEKLRTAQEQWRLRQEKRLQQLAEASAEVRLRQTGAQQELQRLHQELGALRQQAGQERDRLQRHQTFLQLLHTLQGQLPFPEAETEPPRKLDPAEDEPQQRNTGDAVGRDRAGPSEADGPPPAVDAGSPCLPEGQRHGKGS; this comes from the exons ATGGAGGTGGCGGAAGACGGGGTGCGGGGCCCCGCGCTAGA GGCCCTGGGCAAGCTGGCTCACGTCCTGGAGCCTACAGGCCTGCAAGAGGAGGCGGAGCTGCCGGCCCAGCTCCTGGCGGAGTTTGTGATG GACTCCCGGAAGAAAGACAAGCTGCTGTGCAGCCAGCTGCAGGTGGTAGACTTCCTGCAGAACTTCCTGGCTCGGGAGGACACTGCCCAGGGACCAGAGCCCTTGGCTTCTGAAGACGCCAGCC GGCAGAAGGCAGTTGCTGCCAAGGAGCAGTGGAAAGAGCTGAAGGCCACCTACCAAGAGCATGTGGAGGCCATCACCAGGGCCCTGAGCCTGGCCTTGCCCAGGATGGAGGAGGCCCAGAGGAAGCGGGCACAGCTCCAGGAAGCCCTTGAACAGCTCCAGGCCAAG AAGCAAGCGGCCATGGAGAAGCTGAGAACAGCCCAGGAGCAGTGGCGGCTGCGCCAG GAGAAGCGTCTGCAGCAGCTGGCGGAAGCTTCTGCGGAGGTGAGGCTGCGGCAGACGGGGGCCCAGCAGGAGCTCCAGCGTCTGCATCAGGAGCTTGGAGCCCTACGGCAGCAGGCGGGGCAGGAACGGGACAGGCTACAGAG GCACCAGACCTTCCTCCAGCTGCTGCACACCCTGCAGGGTCAGCTGCCGTTTCCCGAGGCAGAGACGGAGCCCCCACGGAAGCTGGACCCTGCTGAGGATGAGCCCCAGCAGCGGAACACCGGGGATGCCGTGGGGAGAGACAGGGCTGGGCCATCCGAG GCTGACGGCCCACCACCTGCTGTGGACGCAGGCTCGCCGTGCCTCCCTGAGGGGCAGCGCCACGGAAAAGGAAGCTAG